A window of Tautonia plasticadhaerens contains these coding sequences:
- the cnbZ gene encoding 2-amino-5-chloromuconate deaminase CnbZ — MSLIDHPTGGYRFLPGIAPYSCGVVAAPGFEIARVTLHRPAPYREGMERIRGVLEAEGRPASALCAVELRSPRPFGFEGFAEFNAGYARILEDWGVFVDGINPVARTNVAPEVAPPREPALYAFSYARPGGDEAGPPTFVVAGAGELPEGVLEAGAIVRAEETGPGAILEKARFVMGLMEARLRGLGAGWEGVTAVDLYTIHPVAPLLPGVVLGPIGPAAEHGVRWFYSRPPIRGIEFEMDLRGVRSELRIG, encoded by the coding sequence GTGTCCCTGATCGACCACCCGACCGGCGGGTATCGCTTCCTGCCGGGGATTGCGCCGTATTCGTGCGGGGTCGTGGCCGCCCCGGGGTTCGAGATCGCCCGGGTGACGCTGCACCGCCCGGCCCCCTACCGGGAGGGGATGGAGCGGATCCGGGGCGTCCTGGAGGCCGAGGGGCGCCCGGCGTCGGCGCTCTGCGCGGTGGAGCTGCGGTCCCCCCGGCCGTTCGGCTTCGAGGGGTTCGCCGAGTTCAACGCGGGCTACGCCCGGATCCTGGAGGACTGGGGCGTGTTCGTCGACGGGATCAACCCGGTGGCGCGGACGAACGTGGCCCCCGAGGTGGCGCCGCCGCGGGAGCCGGCGCTCTACGCCTTCTCCTATGCCCGGCCGGGGGGCGACGAGGCCGGCCCGCCGACGTTCGTGGTGGCGGGGGCGGGGGAGCTGCCGGAGGGGGTGTTGGAGGCGGGGGCGATCGTCCGGGCCGAGGAGACGGGCCCGGGGGCGATCCTGGAGAAGGCCCGGTTCGTGATGGGGCTGATGGAGGCGAGGCTCCGGGGGCTGGGGGCGGGCTGGGAGGGCGTGACGGCGGTCGACCTGTACACGATCCACCCGGTGGCCCCGCTGCTGCCCGGGGTGGTGCTGGGGCCGATCGGCCCGGCGGCCGAGCACGGCGTCCGTTGGTTCTACAGCCGGCCGCCGATCCGGGGGATCGAGTTCGAGATGGACCTGAGGGGCGTGCGGTCGGAGCTGAGGATCGGCTGA
- the msrA gene encoding peptide-methionine (S)-S-oxide reductase MsrA, translated as MTIAISTALLLAIAGAPADPGPGVGPVVAAPSQPQKTPQQGDRPAEEPAVQTDEPKETETGGKPDTGQEGETAAPPVSSEPKLATFGGGCFWCTEAVFELVKGVGDVVSGYSGGRVPFPSYEQVSTGLTGHAEVIQVTYDPSVVSYAELLEIFWKTHDPTTLNRQGPDIGTQYRSIILAHDQAQFDEAKELKAKLNEAKVFRKPVVTQVVPIEAFFPAEPYHQDYFRKHPNAGYCQFQIIPKLKKFSQVFRDKMKGAPGNGG; from the coding sequence ATGACGATCGCGATCTCGACGGCCCTGCTCCTGGCGATTGCCGGGGCCCCGGCCGACCCGGGTCCCGGTGTCGGGCCCGTCGTCGCCGCCCCCTCGCAACCGCAGAAGACGCCGCAGCAGGGCGACCGCCCCGCGGAGGAACCCGCCGTGCAGACCGACGAGCCCAAGGAAACGGAAACGGGGGGGAAGCCCGACACGGGCCAGGAAGGCGAGACGGCCGCCCCGCCGGTCTCCTCGGAGCCGAAGCTGGCCACCTTCGGCGGCGGCTGCTTCTGGTGCACCGAGGCGGTCTTCGAGCTGGTCAAGGGGGTCGGCGACGTGGTCTCCGGCTACTCCGGGGGCCGGGTCCCCTTCCCCTCCTACGAGCAGGTCTCCACCGGCCTGACCGGCCACGCCGAGGTGATCCAGGTCACCTACGATCCCTCGGTGGTCAGCTACGCCGAGCTGCTGGAGATCTTCTGGAAGACCCACGACCCGACCACCCTGAACCGCCAGGGGCCGGACATCGGCACCCAGTACCGCTCGATCATCCTCGCCCACGATCAGGCGCAGTTCGACGAGGCGAAGGAGCTGAAGGCGAAGCTCAATGAGGCCAAGGTGTTCCGGAAGCCGGTCGTCACCCAGGTCGTCCCGATCGAGGCCTTCTTCCCGGCCGAGCCGTACCACCAGGACTACTTCCGCAAGCACCCCAACGCCGGGTACTGCCAGTTCCAGATCATCCCCAAGCTGAAGAAGTTCAGCCAGGTCTTCCGCGACAAGATGAAGGGCGCCCCCGGCAACGGCGGGTGA
- a CDS encoding mandelate racemase/muconate lactonizing enzyme family protein yields MKISRVDSFLVEVPQKAPIAPYHSRYRGQSVTRSILIRLEADDGTEGWGEAPQVYLGDPLTGREAEALRPTLAGVDPTDVVAACDGLTFEHIYIQSAVEMAMWDLAGKARGVPLYRLLGGPCRSEVELAACMGIQSHDRAGEIARLYVEMGFSTLKAKAGRDPEEDLAMVRGVRDAVGDRLELRIDPNTGYSPEACEQLAKDLEPYRLQYLEQPMGEDLIDESARIRGLTSTPLALNESVTTPERVREILDKEAADVLLPDTYQCGGVWATKRVAEVAASAGVPCVVHCAHDLGPKTAAMLHLAAGTPNFPLANDCTYYGLVEDVLVRPLEIRAGRMAVPQAPGLGIEVDPEKVRKYRVGPPA; encoded by the coding sequence ATGAAGATCAGCCGGGTCGACTCCTTCCTCGTCGAGGTGCCTCAGAAGGCCCCGATCGCCCCCTACCACTCCCGGTACCGGGGGCAGTCGGTCACCCGGTCGATCCTGATCCGGCTGGAGGCGGACGACGGGACGGAGGGCTGGGGGGAGGCCCCCCAGGTCTACCTCGGCGACCCGCTCACGGGCCGGGAGGCCGAGGCGCTGCGGCCGACCCTCGCCGGGGTCGACCCCACCGACGTCGTGGCGGCCTGCGACGGCCTGACGTTCGAGCACATCTACATCCAGAGCGCCGTCGAGATGGCGATGTGGGACCTGGCCGGGAAGGCCCGCGGCGTGCCGCTCTACCGGCTGCTGGGGGGGCCCTGCCGGTCGGAAGTCGAGCTGGCGGCCTGCATGGGGATCCAGTCGCATGACCGCGCCGGGGAGATCGCCCGGCTCTACGTCGAGATGGGCTTCTCCACCCTCAAGGCCAAGGCCGGCCGCGACCCGGAGGAGGACCTGGCGATGGTCCGGGGGGTCCGGGACGCGGTCGGAGACCGCCTGGAGCTGCGGATCGACCCGAACACCGGCTACTCCCCCGAGGCCTGCGAGCAACTGGCGAAGGACCTGGAGCCCTACCGCCTCCAGTACCTGGAGCAGCCGATGGGGGAGGACCTGATCGACGAGTCGGCCCGGATCCGGGGGCTGACCTCCACCCCCCTGGCCCTGAACGAGTCGGTCACCACCCCGGAGCGGGTCCGGGAGATCCTGGACAAGGAGGCGGCCGACGTCCTCCTGCCGGACACCTACCAGTGCGGCGGGGTCTGGGCGACGAAGCGAGTGGCCGAGGTCGCGGCGTCGGCCGGGGTCCCCTGCGTGGTCCACTGCGCCCACGACCTCGGGCCGAAGACGGCGGCCATGCTCCACCTGGCGGCCGGCACGCCGAACTTCCCCCTGGCCAACGACTGCACCTACTACGGGCTCGTCGAGGACGTCCTGGTCCGCCCCCTGGAGATCCGGGCCGGGCGGATGGCCGTCCCCCAGGCGCCGGGGCTGGGGATCGAGGTCGACCCGGAGAAGGTCCGCAAGTACCGGGTCGGCCCCCCGGCCTGA
- a CDS encoding PcfJ domain-containing protein — protein sequence MPTAIAPREFAKRLIDRAIHDSLDEAVGAKSRRAFSHLLWNVQGRSDLLRPRRLAGRADAQASARLVSGLLALVECRRRWLRPLEGWEPAGVGPLPLFSSLAHHLLARYPVPPVLLSSWFRGPGWPGNRLRHWFLEAAAGGSLRAILSTVRMTRRMAFEFSQAPPHVPIEEALCRARVRGMGGPDALARAVAATRLGRTLYLDPFWSSLISLLMNTPRLDLGRIDPIVEYLYAERFEYRTVVIGEDTEVQLEPPRPELSIKGCTADSLARRAAEWGARRRPGAPERRLFRWEPSGLGGFRREGGDGRAWTIVELLDSDALAAEGKAMRHCVATYTAGCARGRSSIWSLGEECPGGRRRVLTIEVDPESRSVVQASKKCNEDPDEASMALLREWAGAEGLSIDW from the coding sequence ATGCCCACCGCGATCGCACCCAGGGAGTTCGCCAAGCGCCTGATCGACCGGGCGATCCACGACTCACTCGACGAGGCCGTCGGGGCCAAGTCGAGGAGGGCCTTCTCCCACCTGCTCTGGAACGTCCAGGGCCGTTCCGACCTGCTCCGCCCCCGCCGGCTCGCCGGCCGGGCCGACGCCCAGGCGTCGGCCCGGCTGGTCTCCGGGCTGCTCGCCCTGGTCGAGTGCCGACGCCGGTGGCTCCGGCCCCTGGAGGGGTGGGAGCCGGCCGGGGTCGGCCCGCTCCCGCTCTTCTCGTCGCTGGCCCACCACCTGCTGGCCCGCTACCCGGTCCCGCCGGTCCTGCTGTCGAGCTGGTTCCGCGGGCCGGGATGGCCGGGGAATCGGCTCCGGCACTGGTTCCTGGAGGCGGCGGCCGGGGGCAGCCTGCGGGCGATCCTCTCGACGGTCCGGATGACCCGCCGGATGGCCTTCGAGTTCTCCCAGGCCCCTCCCCACGTCCCGATCGAGGAGGCCCTCTGCCGGGCGCGGGTCCGGGGCATGGGGGGGCCCGACGCGCTGGCCCGGGCCGTGGCCGCCACCCGGCTCGGCCGGACGCTCTACCTCGACCCGTTCTGGTCCTCGCTGATCTCCCTGCTGATGAACACCCCCCGGCTGGACCTCGGCCGGATCGACCCCATCGTCGAGTACCTGTACGCCGAGCGGTTCGAGTACCGGACGGTCGTCATCGGCGAGGACACCGAGGTGCAGCTGGAGCCCCCCCGGCCCGAGCTGTCGATCAAGGGCTGCACCGCGGACTCGCTGGCCCGGAGGGCCGCCGAGTGGGGGGCCCGGAGGCGGCCGGGGGCGCCCGAACGGAGGCTGTTCCGATGGGAGCCTTCGGGGCTGGGAGGGTTCCGACGAGAGGGGGGCGACGGCCGGGCCTGGACCATCGTCGAGCTGCTGGACAGTGATGCCCTGGCCGCCGAGGGGAAGGCGATGCGGCACTGCGTCGCCACCTACACCGCCGGCTGCGCCCGGGGGAGGTCGAGCATCTGGTCGCTCGGCGAGGAGTGCCCGGGCGGCAGGAGACGGGTGCTGACCATCGAGGTCGACCCCGAGTCCCGGTCGGTCGTCCAGGCGAGCAAGAAGTGCAACGAGGACCCGGACGAGGCCAGCATGGCCCTGCTCCGGGAGTGGGCGGGGGCCGAGGGCCTCTCGATCGACTGGTGA
- a CDS encoding GAP1-N2 domain-containing protein → MRADQAIYTSLPRAGQSGYHVVGRSRGVSDAEARALASWSPSHDALVVDGANRASVNVHPLPGGRVAVSRTCEGPPEYSGRGGRQIYTHALLLDAEGLRRSGAHPIAVFRDAMALGILRYRADPPPTLDEVELGRCHPPIGPGPGGPPPEGLDLAALRSRLESGASVEVRFPGDRLRLAEALLGSLRRELAEALSVSTSLRPSSARPFRLCLLP, encoded by the coding sequence ATGCGAGCGGACCAGGCGATCTACACCTCCTTGCCCCGCGCCGGCCAGTCCGGCTACCACGTCGTCGGCCGGTCCCGGGGCGTCTCCGACGCCGAGGCGAGGGCCCTGGCCTCGTGGTCCCCGTCGCACGACGCCCTGGTCGTCGACGGCGCCAACCGGGCGAGCGTCAACGTCCACCCCCTGCCCGGGGGGCGGGTCGCCGTCTCCCGGACCTGCGAGGGGCCCCCGGAGTACAGCGGGAGGGGGGGCAGGCAGATCTACACCCATGCCCTGCTCCTCGACGCCGAGGGGCTCCGGCGCTCCGGGGCCCACCCGATCGCCGTCTTCCGGGACGCGATGGCCCTGGGGATCCTCCGGTACCGGGCCGACCCCCCGCCGACGCTCGACGAGGTCGAGCTAGGCCGCTGCCACCCCCCGATCGGACCCGGCCCGGGGGGCCCGCCGCCCGAGGGCCTCGACCTGGCCGCCCTCCGGTCCCGGCTGGAGTCGGGGGCGAGCGTCGAGGTCCGCTTCCCCGGCGACCGCCTCCGCCTGGCCGAGGCCCTGCTGGGCTCGCTGCGGCGGGAGCTGGCCGAGGCCCTGAGCGTCTCGACCAGCCTCCGCCCCTCCTCCGCCCGGCCCTTCCGCCTCTGCCTGCTGCCCTGA
- a CDS encoding TRAFAC clade GTPase domain-containing protein: MYTTSNYLDESPYRTNQITCPFCGGGVRGAACGQCHAPMEVVQSIGGRPVPPRVVGVLGPSGVGKTVYLGILLDLLSHGVGSLHGVARGPFSLNLQRQVMFAMQQQRFPDKTPVEADRWQWVHCEVTTSQAKKGTTGFDLVTPDVAGEAVAAELESPGSHKTVRSIIARCSGLAVLIDTVGVIAEGQAQEFFAMSLISYLESLHQGRRGKVELPVALIFTKVDLCDEPIADADAFARSHAPALWRMCEAKLRHARFFCSSVAGSCGRIIDQDGGESLVPLRVEPKGVIEPFAWMAGLLR, translated from the coding sequence ATGTACACGACCTCGAATTATCTCGACGAATCGCCCTACCGGACCAACCAGATCACCTGCCCGTTCTGCGGCGGCGGGGTGCGGGGGGCGGCCTGTGGCCAGTGCCACGCCCCGATGGAGGTCGTGCAGTCGATCGGCGGCCGGCCGGTCCCGCCCCGGGTCGTCGGCGTCCTCGGCCCCAGCGGCGTGGGGAAGACGGTCTACCTCGGCATCCTGCTCGACCTGCTCTCGCACGGCGTGGGGTCGCTGCACGGCGTGGCCCGGGGCCCGTTCTCGCTGAACCTCCAGCGCCAGGTGATGTTCGCGATGCAGCAGCAGCGGTTCCCGGACAAGACCCCCGTCGAGGCCGACCGCTGGCAGTGGGTCCACTGCGAGGTGACGACCTCCCAGGCCAAGAAGGGGACGACCGGGTTCGACCTGGTCACCCCCGACGTGGCCGGGGAGGCCGTGGCCGCCGAGCTGGAGAGCCCCGGCTCCCACAAGACCGTCCGCTCGATCATCGCCCGGTGCTCCGGGCTGGCCGTGCTGATCGACACCGTCGGCGTCATCGCCGAGGGCCAGGCCCAGGAGTTCTTCGCCATGTCGCTGATCTCCTACCTGGAGTCGCTGCACCAGGGCCGACGCGGGAAGGTCGAGCTGCCGGTGGCCCTGATCTTCACCAAGGTCGACCTCTGCGACGAGCCGATCGCCGACGCCGACGCCTTCGCCCGGTCCCACGCCCCGGCCCTCTGGCGGATGTGCGAGGCGAAGCTCCGCCACGCCCGGTTCTTCTGCTCCAGCGTCGCCGGCTCCTGCGGCCGGATCATCGACCAGGACGGCGGCGAGTCCCTGGTGCCGCTGCGGGTCGAGCCGAAGGGGGTGATCGAGCCCTTCGCCTGGATGGCCGGGCTGCTCCGCTGA
- a CDS encoding formylglycine-generating enzyme family protein encodes MARLLGGGPADEAGAMPSPRGERVGQFVDELIADGRDAFALLRSTEAHVDEDDARRAWATLGRRMALIPPGPVAVVRGDGGDELVDLPAYYLDRHAVSNRQFSRFVAAGCYDALDLWPREVWPSLLQFTDKAGRPGPAGWTGGKFPAEKADHPVVGVCWYEATAYARWAGKRLPSAAEWQKAGGWPEHLGGGHCTRYPWGDLFDPARANVRSTGIGGTVPVDAMPSGGTPNGIRQMSGNVWEWLDDPLDAIPCRPGESFCPWKPMRRIAGGAFDTYLPGEATCHFVTGQGVLDRRPNIGFRCALSTDRLREPPAD; translated from the coding sequence ATGGCACGCCTGCTCGGCGGGGGTCCCGCGGACGAGGCCGGGGCCATGCCGTCGCCGAGGGGGGAGCGGGTCGGGCAGTTCGTCGACGAGCTGATCGCCGACGGCCGGGACGCCTTCGCCCTGCTCCGGTCGACCGAGGCCCACGTCGACGAGGACGACGCCCGGCGCGCCTGGGCCACCCTGGGGCGCCGGATGGCCCTGATCCCCCCCGGCCCGGTGGCCGTCGTCCGGGGGGACGGCGGCGACGAGCTCGTCGACCTCCCCGCCTACTACCTCGACCGGCATGCGGTCAGCAACCGCCAGTTCTCCCGGTTCGTGGCGGCCGGCTGCTACGACGCGCTGGACCTCTGGCCGAGGGAAGTCTGGCCGAGCCTGCTGCAGTTCACCGACAAGGCCGGTCGCCCCGGCCCGGCCGGCTGGACGGGGGGGAAGTTCCCGGCGGAGAAGGCCGACCACCCGGTGGTCGGCGTCTGCTGGTACGAGGCGACCGCCTACGCCCGGTGGGCGGGCAAGCGGCTGCCCTCGGCCGCCGAGTGGCAGAAGGCCGGGGGATGGCCGGAGCACCTCGGCGGCGGCCACTGCACCCGGTACCCCTGGGGCGACCTGTTCGACCCGGCCCGGGCCAACGTCCGGTCCACCGGGATCGGCGGCACGGTCCCCGTCGACGCCATGCCCTCGGGCGGCACGCCCAACGGCATCCGCCAGATGTCGGGCAACGTCTGGGAATGGCTCGACGACCCGCTCGACGCCATCCCCTGCCGGCCCGGCGAGTCGTTCTGCCCGTGGAAGCCCATGCGACGGATCGCGGGGGGGGCCTTCGACACCTACCTGCCCGGCGAGGCCACCTGCCACTTCGTCACCGGCCAGGGCGTGCTGGACCGCCGCCCCAACATCGGCTTCCGCTGCGCCCTCTCGACCGACCGGCTCCGCGAGCCGCCGGCCGACTGA
- a CDS encoding response regulator yields the protein MDSPQILVIDDSPTILKMVECHLSQAGYRVATASNADAGVDAAEAIRPDLILLDHQLPGTTGDEVCRRLLAGESTRHIPVVISSAMRNRAFANYTELPNVVDQIPKPFTPDLLRTGVANALQVGAMVVRAQNTGCAMPEVVDEVKDSLLEGQTSAFPIRSVIDFLNNNACSGRLTLELEKDRIRFTLSGGRIQAVCSPTISPDRLFDLVPPELAELAPLLAATLGERLDPSMSGLVRMLERSLTDPRRLRALLRCQSAILSHWALTAGPGKFSFEADAAVPPMFQAFPLQMSLPALAVEGVRRCDPAGDADASAPAVFARQAPRGGNLDRTGLSPAEMKAYALFDGSMPLAEVAAQAGLPVGAAADVARGLELAGLVERRAAPSGASILVLDDDPEASRAIQSALGPGGRGCQVKAVRDRVGAQLLLRRQRFDLVIVALDRPDHEAFVRTCRELSPESCRFVGIAGLTDEEELNRLDAMGLDGILHRPISEPDLVATVDHLLRAPEAVACG from the coding sequence ATGGACAGCCCGCAGATCCTGGTTATCGACGACAGCCCGACCATCCTCAAGATGGTCGAGTGCCACCTCTCGCAGGCCGGCTACCGGGTCGCCACGGCGTCGAACGCCGACGCGGGGGTCGACGCGGCCGAGGCCATCCGGCCCGACCTGATCCTGCTCGACCACCAGCTCCCCGGCACCACCGGCGACGAGGTCTGCCGACGCCTGCTGGCGGGCGAGTCGACCCGGCACATTCCGGTGGTCATCAGCTCGGCCATGCGCAATCGCGCCTTCGCCAACTACACCGAGCTGCCCAACGTCGTCGACCAGATCCCCAAGCCCTTCACCCCCGACCTGCTCAGGACCGGCGTGGCCAACGCCCTGCAGGTCGGCGCGATGGTCGTCCGGGCGCAGAACACCGGGTGCGCCATGCCGGAGGTGGTCGACGAGGTGAAGGACTCCCTGCTCGAGGGGCAGACCTCCGCCTTCCCGATCCGGTCGGTGATCGACTTCCTGAACAACAACGCCTGCTCCGGCCGCCTGACCCTGGAGCTGGAGAAGGACCGCATCCGGTTCACCCTCTCCGGCGGCCGGATCCAGGCCGTCTGCTCGCCGACGATCAGCCCCGATCGGCTCTTCGACCTGGTCCCCCCCGAGCTGGCCGAGCTGGCCCCGCTGCTGGCCGCCACCCTGGGGGAGCGGCTCGACCCGTCGATGTCCGGCCTGGTCCGGATGCTGGAGCGGAGCCTGACCGACCCGAGGCGCCTCCGGGCCCTGCTCCGCTGCCAGTCGGCCATCCTTTCCCACTGGGCGTTGACCGCCGGGCCGGGCAAGTTCAGCTTCGAGGCCGACGCCGCCGTGCCCCCCATGTTCCAGGCGTTCCCGCTCCAGATGAGCCTGCCCGCGCTGGCCGTCGAGGGGGTCCGGCGCTGCGACCCGGCGGGCGACGCCGACGCCTCCGCCCCGGCCGTCTTCGCCCGGCAGGCCCCCCGGGGCGGCAACCTCGACCGCACCGGCCTCAGCCCCGCCGAGATGAAGGCCTACGCGCTGTTCGACGGCTCGATGCCGCTGGCCGAGGTGGCCGCGCAGGCCGGCCTGCCGGTCGGGGCCGCCGCCGACGTCGCCCGGGGGCTGGAGCTCGCCGGGCTGGTCGAGCGCCGGGCCGCCCCCTCCGGGGCGTCGATCCTGGTCCTCGACGACGACCCGGAGGCCTCCCGGGCGATCCAGTCGGCCCTCGGCCCCGGGGGCCGGGGCTGCCAGGTCAAGGCGGTCCGCGACCGGGTCGGGGCCCAGTTGCTGCTCCGCCGCCAGCGGTTCGACCTGGTGATCGTCGCCCTCGACCGCCCCGACCACGAGGCGTTCGTCCGCACCTGCCGGGAGCTCTCCCCCGAGTCGTGCCGGTTCGTCGGCATCGCCGGCCTCACCGACGAGGAGGAGCTGAACCGCCTCGACGCGATGGGCCTGGACGGCATCCTGCACCGGCCGATCTCCGAGCCGGACCTGGTCGCCACCGTCGACCACCTGCTCCGGGCCCCCGAGGCGGTCGCCTGCGGCTGA